The segment GCCACCGTCAACATCGACGCCGGTTTCAAAGGCGGATATTTAGCAGGAATCGTGGTCCAGCAATTGCTCGCTAGTCATTCGCCATTTGGAAAGATAAAGTAGCCTCCCGTTGGCCGCCCCCAGCCTACCCGAATCACAAAGGACCACGGACGAATGACAAATCCTCCCCTGCCCTTCCCTTCGCGAAAGACGGACGCTCACAAAGGCGATGTGGGGAGGGTTTTGCTTGTCGGTGGTTCGCGTGGGATGGCTGGATCGATCTCGCTATCATCCATGGCGGCATTGCACACTGGATCGGGGCTCGTCAGTGCGGCGGTTCCCGATCGCTGTCTCGAAACGGTGGCCTCGTTTCATCCGTGTTTGATGACCATCCCGCTGGCGGATGATGCAGCAGGCCATTTTGCGAGCGCTGCGGTAACGGAGATTGCTCAGCAAGTGGACGCCTACGATGCAATCGGTTGTGGACCTGGGATGGGGACAAGTGATGCTGCGATCGAGCTGGTCGAGTTGCTACTGCAAAAGAGCGATATCGCACGCGTCTTGGATGCGGATGCCTTGAACGCTTTGTCGAAAACCAATTGGGGCCATCGTCAATCTTCCAAATCGGGGCCACTGATCTTGACTCCGCACCCTGGCGAATTACAACGGCTGTCAGGGGTTCGTTCTTCGGACCGCGAACAGCAAATCAAAGCGGCCCATCGATTGGCGGCTCTTCATGATGTCGTGGTTGTCGTCAAAGGGGGCCCGACGGTGGTCGTCGATGCCGAGCGAAAATGGACCAATACGACCGGTAATCCTGGCATGGCTACGGGCGGAAGCGGCGATGTCTTGACGGGAGTCGTCACATCGCTGCTCGGACAAGGCATGACGCCATGGGACGCCTCTCGACTCGGTGTTTGGCTGCATGGTGCCGCAGGCGATCGGGCTGCCGTGAAGCATGGTCAAGCAGGCATGACCGCACGGGAGCTGCTCGACGAGATCCCTGGCGTAATGGCAGCCTATGAAAATCGCTGCATTTGATGTTGTTTCGTGGTGTTTTCAACCTAGTCTACGCTTACCGCCCGGGTTTTATTGTGTCCCCCAAGCTAGAAGCCTGGGCCACGTTCTCGGGGCCAAGCGGCCTTTACAAATTTTGTCCGGTACCAGGTCTACGAAAATGGAACGTTTTGAGTCATACTGTTCCCCCCTGCCCTGCCCCGCTTTTCTGAACTCGACTTTTATACGTGACGAAACTACTACGCTTAAGCGAAATTACCGATGCGGTTCGTTATGGCGTGATCAGTATCGGCAACTTTGACGGAGTTCACCGCGGGCACGCGGTCTTGATCGGCGCGGCTCGTCGATTGGCGGATCGTCTCCACGGGCCTGTCGTCGCGGTCGCCTTTGATCCTCATCCTGCCGAAATCCTACGTCCCGACCGAGCTCCCGCGCAATTGACTTGGTTGGAAAGGCGAGCCGAACTGCTGGGGGAACAGGGGGCGGATTTCCTAGTCATCATCCCCATCGGTCAAGCCTTCCTAAATTTGTCGGCAACCGAGTTCTTTGTCTCCTTGGTCCGTGACCAATTCGCTAGTAAAGGAATCGTCGAAGGTCCGAATTTCTTTTTCGGCCGCTCGCGACAAGGAAATATCGAAACGCTCCGATCGCTTTGTGAACAACACAGCATCGAATTGTCCGTCGCCGAATCCTCGAAGGACGCCGAGTCGATGATCAGTAGCACGCGGGTTCGCGATTTCATTCGAAGTGGCGACATCGACGCCGCCAATGGGCTGATGGGGCATCCACATCGGCTGCGTGGAACCGTTGGGCATGGGGCCGGTCGGGGGAAAAGCATTGGATTTCCCACGGCGAACCTCACCGACATTGATGTCCTAGTCCCTGGTGTCGGTGTCTACGGCGGGCATGCGATCGTGGACGGCAACCGACACACGGCTGCGATTCATATCGGGCCGAATCCAACCTTCGACGATTCTGAAAAACGGAAGGTCGAAGTACACCTGCTCGATTACAATGGCGATTTGTACCAGCGTCCGATGATGGTTGACGTCGACACTCGAGTGCGTGACATTGTTCGCTTTGATTCGCCTGAAAAACTTGTCGAGCAGCTCAACAAAGATATCTCATCGATCCGCGAGAATCAGTGAGGGACGTCGACTTGAAGACCATGGTAGCGAAAAAGCGTTTAGGGATTCGTCCATGCTTGTTGAAATTGCTTTATGTTATCGTCGCGAAGCGATGATAGGCGAAGGCCTCAGACACAAGTCTGGGGGGCACAAGCCTGGAGGCTTGCCGCAAACGACGATCGGAGAGTCCCGTCGGGACTTCCGATTCCAATGAAAACCGAAACCATAGACGAACGTCCGTGGCGATAACCTGCCGTGCCTTCGGCACTCAAAAACGCAACGTTAATTCTTGCGCTTCGGGTTATGATGAAATGCTAAGTGGCATTGTCCTATAACGTATGAACAAATTTATTTCTCCTTCGAAAGCGAAAAGCCTAATGGGTGTCAATTGGAAAGCCTTTGTCGATCAAATCAGCCACTATGAATCGTTTGTTCTCGTCAGCCACATTCGGCCCGACTGTGATGCGCTCGGCAGCGAGCTAGGAATGGCGGAGGTGCTGCGGTCGGTTGGCAAGAAGGTACGAATCATCAATTCACATCGCACACCCACCGCCTTGCAGTTTCTCGATCCGGCTGGCAATATCGAAGTTCTCGGCGACCATGTCGAGGCGGAAGATATCACGGCGGATTGCATCATGATCCTAGACACATCTGCATGGGCCCAACTTGGTGACATGGGCGACTTTATCCGAGCGTCGCGGATCGATAAGATCATTGTCGATCATCATGTCGGCGAAGATGACATCGGCGCAACGTTGTACAAAGACTACCAGGCCGAAGCGACGGGACACTTGGTCGTACAAGCAGCCGATGCGCTCGGCGTACCGCTAACGCGAACCATGGCGGCTCCGCTGTTTGCTGCCATCGCTACCGACACCGGATGGTTCCGGTTCGGCAGTGTCACACCAGAAACCTACCGCGTGGTAGCCCGGTTAGTTGACGCCGGTGTCGTCCCAAGTGAAATCTATAGTGATCTGTACGAGCGAGATACTCTCGGGCGACTTAAACTGCGAGGCCTGATTCTGTCGCGAACCGAATCGGAAGTCGACGGGGCTTTAATGCATACCTACGTCGAGAAAGAAGACTTTGCCAAAGTCGGTGCCGAAGCGAGTGACACCGAAGATGCAATCAACTTGACGTTGGCGGTGCAAGGCACCAAGGCGGCGGTCATTTTTGTTGGTCAACTTCGCGGCGGATTCAAGTTGAGTTTTCGCAGTCGGTGTGCAATGGATTGCAATGAGATCGCACAGCAATTTGGGGGCGGCGGTCACAAAGCCGCGGCTGGAGCTTTTCAAGAAGGAACCCTCGACGACGTGAAAGCCAAAGTGTTGCCCGTCGTTATCGACGCAGTCCGAAAAGCGATCGAGACTTAATCGAGACTTCGTCGCTACCTAGCCTCGGCTTCATGACCTGCGTGTGCCCTGCCCTGCCCTGCCCTGCCCTCGCTGTTCTACCCAATCGCTACCCAGCCGGTAGGGTTGGACCAAGCAATCGGATGGACCGTTGGGCTGAAATCGTTGCATGCGCCGCGTGGAAAACAACCGGGGCTCTTCCCCCCAAGGCTGGGAGCCTCGGCATCACTCCTTCCAGACTGGAAGCCGAGCCGCGGGCAAGATCCCAAGATCCGCTGTCAACCGAGTCACGTTGTGCCGGTTATACAGGTTGGCTTTGTCTGAACTCGTTTTCCTCGGCCAGATGGTCGAATCCTTACAACTAGAACGAGTGTTTTTGCACTCGTTTCGTTAGCGAAACGGATTATAGCGATCAACCTTCGGAGAAGCGTAGCATGGATGCGGCTAAACGAAACCAACGATTTACTCTGAGTTGCGAACCGCAAACGGTACGTCCCGCTCTGTGGGTGTTTACGATTGCCACTGCCGTATGCTGCGTTTCGGCAGCCAAGGCCGCTGGCGGTATCGAGCTTGTTGCGAGTGACTCACGGAAATCTGAAGTGCTGATCGAAGGACCGGTGCGAATTTCCCCGGCCTCCTTTCCCCATTCCTTGTCTTCTATCAACAAGTCTCACTTCGTCGTGTCGCTGAATGAAGAAGCCCAAGAGGAGTTAGGCTTTGATTCGTTGCCAAAAGACCCGAGCGAAACGGATGACGAGGAATTCCGCGATCATCTGAAGAGCCGCGAACAGCGCAACTTGATGGACCAAGATGAATCTCAAGGCCGCCAACCTGAAGTTGTCAGTGGACGATTCATTTTGCCCGATTTGTCGGCTGCGACAACAAACACTACCGATATCGGCAATGGTAAAACGCCGGACGGTTTCCGTGGTGACTCACCTGCTCCACTCGAACCGCTACCGGAATCCGGCGTCGATCGCCCCGGCAGTTGGACATGGTCGATGCGGACCTGGGCCGCCCCCAACACGTTTTCTTACCCGCGATATTTCGAAGACCGAATGCTGGAGCGACATGGACATGAACGATGTCCCCATTGGACCCCACTGCTCGCCGGTGCTCGTTTCTTTGGAACCGTCCCGTTGTTGCCCTATCTAGCCACGGTACAACATCCGTGCGAATGCGAGTATACGCTAGGGTATTACCGAAGCGGCAACTGCGTACCTGCATACCTGCAACGTCCGCCGTATGAGCGAAAAGCGGTCATTGCGGAAGCTGCCGCCATCACCGCGGGTGTGCTGATCATTCCGTGATAGAAAGGTCGTTGGGGTCCAAGCTTTAACCGATTTCGTACTCCGGATCATTTTCCCTGTTGAAAATCGCCGAAAGGCTAGACTCCAACGGTATCGGTATTGACGACTAGGCAATCAACCGGTCATTCTTTCTTTCTTGTGCTCATGCCTCCGTATCGCATGGGCTTCAGAAACCTCCGCAACTTGAGCGAATTTTGTCATGTCGACTGCATCGTCTGCCTCCCCGTCCCTACCGAGTCAAATTCAAATCCAGCTTCCTGACGGAACGATCGCCAAACATCCTGGCGATACCACGGCGATGGACATCGCCAAAGGGATCAGCGAGGGGTTAGCCCGCAGCGTGATGGCAGCCGAGGTTTCGGGAAAGATTGTCGACGCCAATCGCCCACTCGGTGAATTGGCTCAGGATGATTCGCCCATGCCACTTCGGCTACTGACCAACCGAGACAGCGAATCACTCGATGTGCTCCGTCACTCCGCCGCCCACGTGATGGCTCGTGCCGTGATGCGTCTTTACAAAGGTGTTTCGCTAGCATTCGGACCGACCACATCTGGCGGTTTCTACTATGATTTCGACATCCCCGAGAAGATTAGCGAAGACGATTTCCCGAAGATCGAAGCCGAAATCAAAAAAATCATCAAAGAGAAAGAACCATTCGAGCGGTTTATTCTCGACCGTGACGAAGCAAGAAAGTTGTGCAACGATCTTGAGCAAGATTTGAAGGTCGAGCATATCGAAACCGGACTCGGCGACCAGCCGACGGTCAGTTTTTATCGCCAAGGCGAATTCGTCGATTTGTGCCGCGGTCCTCATATCCCCGATGCGGGAAAGATCAAAGCGATCAAATTGATGAGTATCGCGGGTGCGTATTGGAAGGGCGACGCTTCGGGCCGACAACTGCAACGACTTTATGGAACCGCTTTCTTCGACAAAAAGGAATTGGCGGCCTATTTAGAGCGACTCGAAGAAGCACGCCGACGCGACCATCGTGTGCTCGGTAAACAACACGGCCTGTTCGCGATCAACCCCGAAGTGGGTCAAGGTCTATGCCTGTGGCTACCCAAGGGCGCTAGGGTACGTAGTACGCTCGAGGATTTCCTACGAAAAGAATTGCTGTCGCGAGGCTACGACCCTGTCTATAGCCCTCATATCGGGCGAGTGGAATTGTATGAAACCAGCGGCCACTTTCCGTACTATCGCGACAGCCAATTCTCGCCATTGTTCGGTAGTGAAGCAGGTGGCATGATCGACGCCTGGACCCAGCGACTCGAAGCTGGCACGCTCGGCAAAGATGACGAAGAAAAGTTGATGGAAGCGGCCAAAGTGCTCGGAGCCGATATCCCCGATTACAAACCATCGGCATCGAACGAAGAGAAACGAGCGGTGCTGCATCGTTGGCAATCTGTTCATGAACGGTACTTGGTTAAACCGATGAATTGCCCGCATCATTGCCACATGTTCAAGGCTCAACCGCGATCGTATCGCCAATTGCCACTCCGGTTATTCGAGTTTGGAACGGTCTACCGTCACGAGCAAACGGGGGAACTGAACGGCATGCTACGTGTTCGCGGTTTGACTCAAGACGATGCCCATATCTTCTGCACTGCTGAACAAGTGGAAGCGGAATTCAAAGCGACAATCGATTTGACCAAGTTTGTCTTGGAAGCGGTGGGACTACGCGACTATCGAGTTCAATTGTCGCTGCGTGATCCCAAGAGCGATAAGTATGTCGGCAGCGAAGAGAATTGGACCCATGCCGAAAATGCGCTGCGAGAAGTGATGCAACATTCGGGGCTTCAATTCAACGAGGAACAAGGCGAGGCGGCCTTCTATGGACCGAAGGCCGACTTCATGGTCCGCGATTGTATCGGTCGATCTTGGCAGCTTGGTACCGTCCAACTCGACTACAATTTGCCTGAGCGTTTCAAACTCGAATACACAGGCACGGACAACGCGACGCACCGTCCCGTCATGATTCACCGTGCCCCGTTCGGTTCAATGGAACGGTTCACGGGAATGTTGATCGAGCACTTTGCCGGTGCATTCCCAATGTGGCTATCGCCCGAGCAAGTTCGCGTATTACCGCTTAGTGACAAGTCGATTGACTATGCCGTCGCGGTCGCAAAGCAGTTTGATGAAGCCGGGCTAAAGGTCACGATCGATAACAACGATGGCAAAGTCCAAGCCAAGATTCGCAATGCCCAGCTCGACCTCGTCAACTACATGGCCGTCGTCGGACCCAAGGAAGCGGAAGCGGGTCACGTTGCCCTGCGAGACCGGATTGAAGGCGATTTGGGATCGATGCCAATCGCCGAGGCGATTGCAAAATTGACGAAGGAAACCGACGAGCGAATCGTCCGCCAAGCGGTTCAAGGAACAGTCGACGGCGCCGCCGCCGTCGACTCCGGTGCCACCGGTCACGAGTACTAAACACTCCAACCCCTAGTGCCCCAAGCTTTAGCCTCTACACGAGTGTTCAGAGGACCGGAAGGCTTGCGCCCGGTCGTTAATTTGTTAGCGGAACGGCGCAAGCGGACTGTCGAGTCAATCGTTTAACGCTTAGCCGAAGGCGCCAGCTTTCCCATAAGCGGTCGCCTTTGGCTTGGCGTTAAACAATAAGTCGAGTCAATCGTTTAACGCTTAGCCGAAGGCGCCAGCTTTCCCATAAGCGGTCGCCTTTGGCTTGGCGTTAAACAATAAGTCGAGTCAATCGTTTAACGCTTAGCCGAAGGCGCCAGCTTTCCCATAAGCGGTCGCCTTTGGCTTGGCGTTAAACAATAAGTCGAGTCAATCGTTTAACGCTTAGCCGAAGGCGCCAGCTTTCCCATAAGCGGTCGCCTTTGGCTTGGCGTTAAACAATAAGTCGAGTCAATCGTTTAACGCTTAGCCGAAGGCGCCAGCTTTCCCATAAGCGGTCGCCTTTGGCTTGGCGTTAAACAATAAGTCGAGTCAAACCGATTAAATCAACAGCCTGCAAGCCGTCCGGTTTCACCGTAATGTTCAACCTGGACCAAGCACTAGGATTGAGCAAACAATGTTGCCAAGGCTCGGCTGGCATTTTCGATCGAGTGTTTTTCGTGTACTGATCTGTGCCCGTTTTTGCTCAGTTCTTTTCGCAGTAACGGATCGTTCTTTAATCGCAGGATCGCCTCGGCTAATGCGTGATGGTCGTTCGGTGGCACGAGGATGCCGCCGCCTGTCGATGCGATGAGCTCCGAAAACCCACCGTGGTCTGGCAACACGACGGGAACCCCCGACGCCATGGCTTCAAGTGCAAACAATCCCTTTGGGTCTTCGTACTCGGTTGGCACGGACAACAAATCAAGAGACTGTAAAAACGCAACCTTCTCGGCCAATTCAGGGCTGCCGTGATACGTGAAACGGTCTTCCAAACCGGCTTCACGGACTCGCGTTTGGATCGTCTTCAAATAGGGACGATTGACTTCGCCGAGCCAACCAGCGACCTCGAGTGTGACGTCGTGATGCTCGTTTGCAAGGTGCAGAAACGCGTCAACCAGACGATGCAGTCCCTTTTCGGGTGATATTCTGGCCAAGTATCCAATGCGAAAGGTTTTGGTTTTGCCGTGCGATCGATCGGGCACGGATGTTAGAGACGCGGAGTAGGCGGCAGCATCGATCGACAAAGGCGTTTGAAAGAGTTTCTCCGGGGGGATGTTCAAAAGCGTGCCCATTCTATCAGCGTAAAAACGGCTGTTAACGACAAATCGATCGACCGAACTGACCAGTTTGCTGCACAAGGCGATCGCTTCAGCACGGGCTTCGGTCGGAAGGTGGTCGAGAAAGATATCATCGCCTTGCAACATCACAATAACCTGAGTCTCTGGAAGCCGACGATGGACGAGCGGAAGCGAACCACCAATGAGCAGATTGCTCAAAATAAGTACGTCGGGTTGAATTTTGTTCTCTAACCAATCAACCAGCCGGATAACTTCTTCGGACTGCCGCCCGTCGGTTCCTTGGAGCATCGAGATTGCCAAGTCGCCGAGTTTCGCGGGATCGGTCGATGCGGCTTTACGAGTTGCCACTCGGATCAACGGCGGCCAATCGAGAAATCGGCGTGCGGATTGAGGGACAAACCGCAGCCACGGCATCTGTTGGAGCAAATAAACGTGAATGCCGCCAAAGAAGATTTTCTCACTCGCAACGCTGATCGAATCGGTCCGAATCGGCGTATAGATTGGTTGCAGCAAACAATCGTAGCCATCAGCGATGAGCGTTCGAGCCAACGCGTTGTCGTGCATGCAACTGCCGCAGTACATGCCAGCAGCACCGGCGGTCAAGAAGACAACTTTCATGTTTGTTTTCAGCGATCGGATGGTTGATTGTGGTTGTTCCATGCGGATTCTATACTCTCGGTACGGTTGTCCGACGACCGCACCGCCGCATTTCCCCCACACACCTTAATGCCTTCAAAGCCAGGAGGCAATTCGCCCCCTTATAACGCCGCGAGCGGTGTCCTGGACAGCAGAACACCCAATCGTCGCACTTAGGCGAGAATAAGAGATGTCGAAATTCGCTTTTCGAGTATCCTCACAAGAAACAATATGTCAGCAAATAATACAGCATCAAACATCCGCAATTTTGCCATCATTGCCCATATCGACCACGGCAAGAGCACGTTGGCCGACCGATTGTTGGAATTTACCGAGACGGTGACCCTGCGGCAAATGAAAGAGCAATTGCTCGACGATTTAGAACTTGAACGGTCGCGAGGGATCACGATCAAGGCCCACGCGGTTTCCATGCGATTTAACCGCAAGGGCAAGGATTACGAGCTAAATCTAATCGACACGCCCGGACACGTTGACTTTCATTACGAGGTTTCCCGATCGTTAGCATGTTGCGAAGGCGTGCTACTGCTCGTTGATGCGTTTCAAGGTGTC is part of the Novipirellula aureliae genome and harbors:
- the thrS gene encoding threonine--tRNA ligase — encoded protein: MSTASSASPSLPSQIQIQLPDGTIAKHPGDTTAMDIAKGISEGLARSVMAAEVSGKIVDANRPLGELAQDDSPMPLRLLTNRDSESLDVLRHSAAHVMARAVMRLYKGVSLAFGPTTSGGFYYDFDIPEKISEDDFPKIEAEIKKIIKEKEPFERFILDRDEARKLCNDLEQDLKVEHIETGLGDQPTVSFYRQGEFVDLCRGPHIPDAGKIKAIKLMSIAGAYWKGDASGRQLQRLYGTAFFDKKELAAYLERLEEARRRDHRVLGKQHGLFAINPEVGQGLCLWLPKGARVRSTLEDFLRKELLSRGYDPVYSPHIGRVELYETSGHFPYYRDSQFSPLFGSEAGGMIDAWTQRLEAGTLGKDDEEKLMEAAKVLGADIPDYKPSASNEEKRAVLHRWQSVHERYLVKPMNCPHHCHMFKAQPRSYRQLPLRLFEFGTVYRHEQTGELNGMLRVRGLTQDDAHIFCTAEQVEAEFKATIDLTKFVLEAVGLRDYRVQLSLRDPKSDKYVGSEENWTHAENALREVMQHSGLQFNEEQGEAAFYGPKADFMVRDCIGRSWQLGTVQLDYNLPERFKLEYTGTDNATHRPVMIHRAPFGSMERFTGMLIEHFAGAFPMWLSPEQVRVLPLSDKSIDYAVAVAKQFDEAGLKVTIDNNDGKVQAKIRNAQLDLVNYMAVVGPKEAEAGHVALRDRIEGDLGSMPIAEAIAKLTKETDERIVRQAVQGTVDGAAAVDSGATGHEY
- a CDS encoding DHH family phosphoesterase; this translates as MGVNWKAFVDQISHYESFVLVSHIRPDCDALGSELGMAEVLRSVGKKVRIINSHRTPTALQFLDPAGNIEVLGDHVEAEDITADCIMILDTSAWAQLGDMGDFIRASRIDKIIVDHHVGEDDIGATLYKDYQAEATGHLVVQAADALGVPLTRTMAAPLFAAIATDTGWFRFGSVTPETYRVVARLVDAGVVPSEIYSDLYERDTLGRLKLRGLILSRTESEVDGALMHTYVEKEDFAKVGAEASDTEDAINLTLAVQGTKAAVIFVGQLRGGFKLSFRSRCAMDCNEIAQQFGGGGHKAAAGAFQEGTLDDVKAKVLPVVIDAVRKAIET
- a CDS encoding glycosyltransferase family 4 protein, which gives rise to MEQPQSTIRSLKTNMKVVFLTAGAAGMYCGSCMHDNALARTLIADGYDCLLQPIYTPIRTDSISVASEKIFFGGIHVYLLQQMPWLRFVPQSARRFLDWPPLIRVATRKAASTDPAKLGDLAISMLQGTDGRQSEEVIRLVDWLENKIQPDVLILSNLLIGGSLPLVHRRLPETQVIVMLQGDDIFLDHLPTEARAEAIALCSKLVSSVDRFVVNSRFYADRMGTLLNIPPEKLFQTPLSIDAAAYSASLTSVPDRSHGKTKTFRIGYLARISPEKGLHRLVDAFLHLANEHHDVTLEVAGWLGEVNRPYLKTIQTRVREAGLEDRFTYHGSPELAEKVAFLQSLDLLSVPTEYEDPKGLFALEAMASGVPVVLPDHGGFSELIASTGGGILVPPNDHHALAEAILRLKNDPLLRKELSKNGHRSVHEKHSIENASRALATLFAQS
- a CDS encoding NAD(P)H-hydrate dehydratase, giving the protein MTNPPLPFPSRKTDAHKGDVGRVLLVGGSRGMAGSISLSSMAALHTGSGLVSAAVPDRCLETVASFHPCLMTIPLADDAAGHFASAAVTEIAQQVDAYDAIGCGPGMGTSDAAIELVELLLQKSDIARVLDADALNALSKTNWGHRQSSKSGPLILTPHPGELQRLSGVRSSDREQQIKAAHRLAALHDVVVVVKGGPTVVVDAERKWTNTTGNPGMATGGSGDVLTGVVTSLLGQGMTPWDASRLGVWLHGAAGDRAAVKHGQAGMTARELLDEIPGVMAAYENRCI
- the ribF gene encoding riboflavin biosynthesis protein RibF gives rise to the protein MTKLLRLSEITDAVRYGVISIGNFDGVHRGHAVLIGAARRLADRLHGPVVAVAFDPHPAEILRPDRAPAQLTWLERRAELLGEQGADFLVIIPIGQAFLNLSATEFFVSLVRDQFASKGIVEGPNFFFGRSRQGNIETLRSLCEQHSIELSVAESSKDAESMISSTRVRDFIRSGDIDAANGLMGHPHRLRGTVGHGAGRGKSIGFPTANLTDIDVLVPGVGVYGGHAIVDGNRHTAAIHIGPNPTFDDSEKRKVEVHLLDYNGDLYQRPMMVDVDTRVRDIVRFDSPEKLVEQLNKDISSIRENQ